From the Candidatus Delongbacteria bacterium genome, one window contains:
- a CDS encoding T9SS type A sorting domain-containing protein, with translation MIVILSFMFLYTTLSGNQFLNSFICVPNSDIIASACTEIEQIDNNLLVIQSIKKNENHRELSINKITKDGIILLRKKLEFQGKQFFTRGVIVHNDRIFFLYGTNLNNYIEMFLMSLDYDFNVIKNKKIIEFDAEFMHGSLYLNNNKIYFSGGYEKFSNKHQYLFINVYDAELNEIESFQSDEDKMLSSICIMDNFIYAGKYKFYSDLCVLTKYDMRFNVVFEYNLSSLHNQINKIQTDGDDVVVLTVGAYGDPYLCRFDDELNLLNETSFGGPLTDNQFKYCSFNKYFITCGKYNSQIYPSFHAGNANVTVLDSDFNVLNTLIYDDNVEIQSLFYDLTITENGRIFLVGSYNNCAWLFESDLEGNYNPVTPIEENIAEDIKFYNYPNPFNPVTNICFYLESNSNVDLSIYNLKGEKITSIYNGFLDKGDQTFSWKPLGDLSSGVYFSVLEINGGKRITKMIYNK, from the coding sequence ATGATAGTAATATTATCTTTCATGTTTTTATATACAACTTTATCTGGAAATCAATTTTTAAATAGCTTTATATGTGTTCCTAACTCAGATATAATAGCAAGTGCATGTACTGAAATAGAACAGATTGATAACAATCTACTAGTAATTCAATCAATAAAAAAAAATGAAAATCACAGAGAATTATCCATAAACAAAATCACAAAAGATGGTATTATCTTACTAAGAAAAAAATTAGAGTTTCAAGGTAAACAGTTTTTTACAAGAGGAGTTATAGTTCATAATGATAGAATTTTTTTCCTCTACGGTACTAATTTAAACAATTATATAGAAATGTTTTTGATGTCTCTTGATTATGATTTCAACGTAATAAAAAATAAAAAAATTATTGAGTTTGATGCGGAGTTTATGCATGGCTCTCTCTATTTAAACAATAATAAGATCTATTTCTCAGGAGGTTATGAAAAATTTTCTAATAAACATCAATACTTATTTATTAATGTTTATGATGCTGAGTTGAATGAGATCGAATCATTTCAAAGTGATGAAGATAAAATGCTTTCATCTATTTGTATTATGGATAATTTCATATATGCAGGTAAGTATAAATTCTATTCAGATTTATGTGTGTTAACGAAATATGATATGAGATTTAATGTTGTTTTTGAGTATAACTTGTCTTCCCTGCACAATCAAATAAATAAAATTCAGACAGATGGTGATGATGTAGTAGTTTTAACTGTTGGTGCATATGGAGATCCTTATCTTTGTAGATTTGATGATGAATTGAATCTATTGAATGAAACAAGTTTTGGAGGTCCATTAACTGATAATCAATTTAAATATTGTTCTTTCAATAAATATTTTATTACTTGTGGCAAATACAATTCGCAAATATATCCATCATTTCATGCAGGAAATGCAAATGTCACTGTACTAGACTCAGATTTCAACGTTCTGAATACTCTAATCTATGATGATAACGTCGAGATTCAGTCTTTATTTTATGATCTAACAATAACTGAAAATGGCAGAATTTTTCTTGTTGGTAGTTACAATAATTGTGCATGGCTTTTTGAGTCAGATCTGGAAGGTAATTATAATCCTGTCACTCCAATAGAAGAAAATATAGCAGAAGATATAAAGTTTTATAATTATCCAAATCCTTTTAATCCTGTAACAAATATCTGCTTTTATTTAGAAAGTAACTCAAATGTAGATCTATCAATTTACAATTTAAAAGGAGAAAAGATTACTTCAATCTACAACGGATTTCTGGATAAAGGAGATCAAACTTTTAGTTGGAAACCTCTAGGTGATCTTTCCAGTGGTGTTTACTTTTCTGTTCTAGAAATCAATGGTGGCAAAAGAATTACTAAAATGATCTATAACAAATAG
- a CDS encoding LemA family protein, which yields MIMFAIGFLIFLIFLFMIIYNSFITVRNRSEEAYATMDTYLKKRWDIIPNLVETVKGYATHEKSTLENIVKARNIAMNSSNDKELKENENILSKSLKSVFALSENYPDLKANQNFLNLQTQLESIETDILNSRKYYNAVIRDYNTKIELFPQSLVASIMKLAKKEYFEIEENEKENIKIKF from the coding sequence ATGATAATGTTTGCAATTGGATTTCTAATTTTTTTAATTTTTCTTTTCATGATAATCTATAATTCTTTCATAACTGTTAGAAACAGATCAGAAGAAGCTTATGCGACAATGGATACTTATCTTAAAAAACGATGGGATATAATTCCGAATTTGGTTGAAACGGTAAAAGGTTATGCCACCCATGAAAAGAGTACTCTCGAGAATATTGTAAAAGCCAGAAATATAGCTATGAATTCTTCAAATGATAAAGAACTTAAAGAGAATGAAAATATACTCTCTAAAAGTTTGAAATCTGTTTTTGCTTTGAGCGAAAATTATCCGGATTTAAAGGCGAATCAAAACTTCCTAAACCTTCAAACACAACTTGAGAGTATTGAAACAGATATTTTGAATTCGAGAAAATATTACAATGCCGTGATCAGAGACTACAATACAAAAATAGAATTATTTCCACAATCGTTAGTTGCTTCAATTATGAAATTAGCTAAGAAAGAGTATTTTGAAATTGAAGAAAACGAAAAAGAAAATATTAAAATAAAATTTTAG
- a CDS encoding DUF2207 domain-containing protein, which yields MKLYLSIVIIIFYGFINAKEYFVIDRYEININVLESNVYEVTEILDVSFSQPRHGIFRYLETKYRNYPVEITDIEVRGHQARYTETRNKLIIIIGSEDEYVEGNQRYVIRYKYDVGDDRNSNMDEFYHNLIGLDWDTDISEAKFSIQMPFDFDSSKLNFTSGTIGSVDNSNVEWKVEDKTITGSIKSPLGSYEGLTVALPLPEGYWINAKKHISYRDLFYQFLGYPYYLIIILISAFLWFKHGRDKKLYPSVEFYPPENFSPAEIGYIIDGRVDNNDVTSLIIYWAEKGFLDIEQSKGTKSLTLIKKKDPDSSFKDYEKRMFRALFKSGGDKVNLDDLVNSFYKTIMFTAGDIERSFTKDPQKKIYESNNKKYTFLIGLMSFFPLIMISFEVFLTIPEGTISGNNAPPFIMGSVFGLFLVIPMFLFAYGVTTPYGYKQKSIKIMLIITSLVLAGLSYLLIAFLIDIARVSLEKYIAALVSTFISSVFMYLMSKRTPYGDQILEKVLGFRKFIDSAEKSKLEELFDSNPSYFYNILPYAIVMGLSSKWSKHFEGLSISKPDWYIHYDYYDDNDFSTTNFTDHFNSSFNEIVTKVNSSPSSSSSGGSSSSSGGSSGGGSGGGGGGSW from the coding sequence ATGAAACTTTATTTATCCATTGTAATAATAATTTTTTATGGATTTATCAACGCCAAAGAGTATTTCGTAATCGATAGATACGAGATAAATATCAATGTTTTGGAATCAAATGTTTATGAAGTTACTGAAATTCTTGATGTGAGTTTCAGTCAACCTAGACATGGTATTTTTAGGTATTTGGAAACAAAGTATAGAAATTATCCTGTCGAAATTACTGATATCGAAGTTAGAGGTCATCAGGCAAGATATACTGAGACAAGAAATAAACTAATAATAATTATTGGATCGGAAGATGAATATGTAGAAGGAAACCAAAGATACGTTATTAGATATAAGTATGATGTTGGTGACGATAGAAACTCCAATATGGATGAATTTTACCATAACCTAATCGGCTTAGACTGGGATACAGATATAAGTGAAGCTAAATTTTCAATTCAGATGCCTTTTGATTTCGATTCTTCAAAACTAAACTTTACATCCGGTACGATAGGTAGTGTAGATAATAGTAATGTTGAGTGGAAAGTTGAAGATAAAACAATTACGGGTTCAATAAAATCTCCACTGGGTAGTTATGAAGGTTTAACCGTAGCACTTCCTCTGCCAGAAGGTTATTGGATAAATGCTAAAAAACATATAAGCTACAGGGATCTTTTCTATCAATTTTTAGGATATCCATATTATCTGATAATAATTTTAATTTCTGCATTTTTATGGTTTAAACATGGTAGAGATAAAAAACTTTATCCATCAGTAGAGTTTTACCCTCCGGAAAATTTTTCACCTGCAGAAATTGGGTATATTATTGATGGTAGAGTGGATAATAATGATGTTACTTCATTGATAATCTATTGGGCTGAAAAGGGTTTTTTAGATATTGAACAAAGTAAAGGCACAAAATCTCTTACGCTTATAAAAAAGAAAGATCCTGATTCTTCATTTAAAGATTACGAAAAGAGAATGTTTAGAGCCCTATTCAAATCCGGCGGAGATAAGGTTAATTTAGATGATCTGGTAAATTCTTTTTATAAAACTATTATGTTTACAGCTGGTGATATTGAACGATCATTTACAAAAGATCCACAAAAGAAAATTTATGAGAGTAATAATAAAAAATATACGTTTCTTATTGGTCTTATGTCGTTTTTCCCATTAATTATGATTTCATTTGAAGTTTTTCTAACTATTCCTGAGGGAACCATTTCTGGCAATAATGCTCCTCCTTTTATTATGGGTTCTGTATTTGGTCTTTTTTTGGTAATACCAATGTTTCTTTTTGCTTATGGGGTTACAACACCATACGGATATAAACAAAAATCAATAAAGATTATGCTGATTATTACTTCGCTTGTTTTGGCAGGGTTATCTTATCTACTGATAGCTTTTTTAATAGATATTGCAAGGGTAAGCCTGGAAAAATATATAGCAGCTTTGGTCTCAACCTTTATATCATCTGTTTTTATGTATTTAATGTCAAAAAGAACACCTTACGGGGATCAAATTCTTGAAAAAGTATTAGGTTTCAGAAAGTTCATTGACAGTGCTGAAAAGTCAAAATTAGAGGAGTTATTCGATTCTAATCCTTCATATTTTTATAATATTTTACCATATGCAATAGTGATGGGGCTTTCTTCTAAGTGGTCAAAACATTTTGAAGGTCTTAGCATTTCAAAGCCTGATTGGTACATACATTACGACTATTATGATGATAATGACTTCAGCACTACAAATTTTACGGATCATTTCAATAGTAGTTTTAATGAAATAGTAACCAAGGTAAACTCTTCTCCATCTTCAAGTTCAAGTGGAGGATCTTCGAGCTCATCCGGAGGTTCATCAGGTGGAGGTTCCGGTGGCGGAGGTGGCGGTAGCTGGTAA
- the aroF gene encoding 3-deoxy-7-phosphoheptulonate synthase: protein MIIVLDKKYSEKSLERIKQVVESSGYNLNITEGNDKIALMVIGSPVNIDKSLFMAIDGVETVIPVSGKTGLTGKTDYDHKSIVTLKNNVMIGRGFTMIAGPCSVETEKQMDEVSYFLNTQGVKILRGGAFKPRTSPYSFQGLEEAGLKLLKKYAEKYNMAIITEAVDEVSLDLVSDYADIIQIGARNMYNYSLLKKSSKKPNPILLKRGMSASTDDLLSSAEYLLAGGNNNVILCERGIRGATGIKDTYVLDFNGVDELQTKTHLPVIIDPSHAAKYKNRVFRLAKAAAAYGSDGMMIELHPDPQSALSDGAQSLNFDMFEKLMKSIAILNGLNDGH from the coding sequence ATGATAATAGTTCTTGATAAAAAATATAGCGAAAAAAGTTTAGAGAGAATCAAACAAGTGGTTGAATCTTCAGGTTATAATTTAAATATAACCGAGGGTAATGATAAAATAGCCTTAATGGTAATTGGTTCTCCTGTGAACATAGACAAGAGTCTTTTTATGGCAATTGATGGAGTAGAAACGGTGATACCTGTTAGTGGAAAAACGGGATTGACAGGAAAAACAGATTATGACCATAAATCAATAGTAACATTAAAAAATAATGTTATGATTGGCAGGGGTTTCACCATGATAGCAGGGCCATGCTCTGTTGAAACAGAAAAACAGATGGATGAGGTCTCTTATTTTCTAAATACTCAAGGTGTGAAGATTTTGCGTGGTGGAGCTTTTAAACCAAGAACTTCTCCCTATAGCTTCCAGGGTTTGGAAGAAGCTGGATTAAAGCTTTTGAAAAAATATGCTGAAAAATATAATATGGCAATTATAACAGAAGCTGTTGATGAAGTATCTCTTGATTTAGTAAGTGATTATGCTGATATAATTCAGATTGGTGCAAGAAATATGTACAATTATTCACTACTTAAAAAAAGCTCGAAAAAGCCAAACCCAATTTTGTTAAAAAGAGGAATGAGTGCGTCTACAGATGATTTACTTTCCTCAGCTGAGTATCTTCTTGCAGGTGGAAATAACAATGTAATTCTTTGTGAAAGAGGAATTCGTGGTGCAACAGGTATTAAAGATACATATGTACTAGATTTTAATGGTGTTGATGAGTTACAGACAAAAACACATTTACCTGTAATAATCGATCCCAGTCATGCCGCTAAATATAAAAATCGTGTTTTCAGATTGGCAAAAGCTGCAGCAGCATATGGATCTGATGGGATGATGATAGAACTTCATCCTGATCCTCAATCTGCTTTATCGGATGGAGCTCAGAGTTTAAACTTTGATATGTTTGAAAAATTGATGAAATCTATAGCAATTTTAA